A stretch of Besnoitia besnoiti strain Bb-Ger1 chromosome V, whole genome shotgun sequence DNA encodes these proteins:
- a CDS encoding hypothetical protein (encoded by transcript BESB_058620), whose translation MAFRTPPPLARGGFKGRCEATRPFSLSDSFSIAEAKQRSRMRPSSSRALSSASSLFCLLFSPPEKASGSPRSFPFSRSHSGALVPSPPSSSSSASSRLSSSCAVAARTSPCSTSSTSASSSSSPAGRPRLAAGLVCLPGLAAASVSAGSPRLWPSALLYVFCVPFVPCSASLPPLRGFASRASRRQRERLEENYLRESLREVVDGVRSAEAEAPPTRASRGHRASSASSAPASAPALASRHAREGEEEALQSSFWGARAAGFSQELSLLRLGTRRARAGESVLDGGGAADEEALACAARDEEGGPGVGSVENEVRRRRRLLRAASLDRAQDGAPRGRRKRVAASGFEKPPSEASPPLSDDAFEALAVEDDELGLASDFVAPAAASRSPEASPLYRSLTHEEAKQMQEAYSEKLHEDRRRRWLRMYGLPNPEREARALLRENEMTRGSREPSGTGSGGRSTRD comes from the exons ATGGCGTTCAGGACACCTCCACCTCTCGCCAGAGGCGGGTTTAAGGGCCGCTGCGAGGCTACGAGgcctttctcgctctctgacTCCTTCTCGATTGCGGAAGCAAAGCAAAGGAGCCGCATGCGCCCGTCCTCGAGTCGCGCATTatcctcggcgtcttcgctcttTTGTCTCCTCTTTTCGCCCCCGGAGAAGGCCTCTGGCTCTCCACGATcctttcctttctctcgctctcaCTCCGGTGCGCTCgtcccctcgccgccctcctcttcgtcttccgcttcgtctcgcctctcgtcGTCCTGCGCGGTCGCAGCGCGCACCTCGCCTTGCTCTACTTCTTCTACTTCTGCTTCAagttcttcgtctcctgccGGTCGTCCCCGGTTAGCGGCCGGATTGGTATGCCTTCCAGgtctcgcggctgcgtccgTCTCGGCTgggtctccgcggctctggCCTTCTGCCCTCCTCTACGTTTTCTGCGTTCCCTTCGTGCCttgctctgcgtcgctgccgcctctgcgcggcttcgcgtcgcgcgcgagtcggcgccagcgcgagcgTCTCGAGGAAAACTACCTCCGCGAGTCGCTGCGAGAAGTTGTGGATGGCGTGCGAAGCGCCGAGGCTGAagcgccgcccacgcgtGCCTCTCGAGGGCACCgagcgtcttccgcctcctccgcacctgcgtctgcgccagcCCTTGCCTCCCGCCATgctcgcgagggcgaagaggaggctcTTCAATCCTCGTTCTGGGGCGCTCGAGCCGCAGGATTCTCTCAGGAGCTgagtctccttcgcctcggcacgcggcgcgcacgcgccggcgagagcgtcctcgacggcggcggcgcagctgacgaggaagcgcttgcctgcgcggcgcgcgacgaggaaggcggccCGGGTGTAGGAAGTGTAGAAAACGAagtgcgcaggcgacgccgcctgctgcgcgccgccagcctcgACCGAGCGCAGGACGGTGCGCCCCGCGGCAGACGAAAACGAGTGG ccgcgtcgggcTTCGAGAAACCCCCATCcgaggcgtctccgccgctctcggaTGACGCGTTTGAGGCGCTGGCcgtggaggacgacgagctTGGGCTTGCGAGCGATTttgtcgcgccggcggccgcgtctcgctcgcctgaggcgtcgccgctgtaTCGGAGCTTGACGcacgaggaagcgaagcagaTGCAGGAAGCGTACAGCGAGAAGCTCCACGAAgaccgccgcaggcgctggctcCGCATGTATGGCCTCCCCAACCCCGAGCGGGAGGCCCGCGCTCTGCTCAGAGAAAACGAAATG ACGCGCGGATCTCGCGAGCCGTCAGGGACAGGTTCGGGCGGGCGCTCGACTCGCGATTAG
- a CDS encoding hypothetical protein (encoded by transcript BESB_058640), with translation MTTTSVIYRVKDVKAYSQLEGRDWWYVRFDDPARSYSWQPTAYLGDIPPSTKARMSDMKKRWLSRQLNKYRLLILVLWLGALAGAAVTGYLMIQHWEHVRADPQAWKALYTLTLPVWSWSAICVATSLVLAATALRVQSKTDNFFRKRNRSFKSSGVLKRAAGGEPPKPTRMQPLRQCKQG, from the exons ATGACGACGACTTCCGTGATTTATCGTGTCAAAGACGTGAAAGCCTATAGCCAGCTTGAGGGCAGG GACTGGTGGTATGTACGGTTCGACGACCCCGCCCGCAGTTACTCATGGCAACCCACA GCATACCTCGGTGACATACCTCCCAGCACCAAGGCGAGGATGTCTGACATGAAGAAACG GTGGCTGTCTCGTCAGCTAAACAAATATCGACTCCTGATCCTGGTCCTCTGGTTGGGCGCGTtagcgggcgccgccgtgaCTGGATATTTGATGATTCAGCACTGGGAACACGTTCGCGCTGACCCGCAAGCGTGGAAGGCACTTTACACGCTGACTCTGCCGGTGTGGAGCTGGAGCGCGATTTGCGTGGCGACCAGTCTGGTGCTAGCGGCCACGGCCCTTCGGGTGCAGTCAAAAACCGACAATTTTTTCCGAAAACGCAACCGATCCTTCAAGAGTTCCGGAGTGCTCaagcgcgcggcaggaggTGAGCCTCCCAAgccgacgcgcatgcagcctctTCGGCAGTGCAAACAAGGCTga
- a CDS encoding CCDC25 protein (encoded by transcript BESB_058650), whose translation MVFTFKCSDPRYEIYMGRDKFENEELIAHGWQEDIWFHVDKLSSAHVYLRTPAPEHAVQDEKQYPDLAAIPQKVLDEVAQLTKANSIEGCKQPQVDIVYTAWSNLRKGPHMDIGQVGFKDEKRVRHIKHVAKDRELLKAIEKTQQEPKIDLKAARERRDKEQIQKRKHELRQKKLAEEEEARKKEEERQLRCYASLQNVEPEYAPKGDGTIESCRAIEEDFL comes from the exons ATGGTGTTCACTTTCAAGTGCAGCG ATCCTCGATACGAGATCTACATGGGTCGCGACAAGTTCGAGAATGAGGAGTTGATCGCGCATGGCTGGCAGGAGGATATCTGGTTCCACGTTGACaagctctcctctgcgcacgTCTACctgcggacgccggcgcctgagCATGCTGTGCAGGATGAAAAACAGTATCCAG ACTTGGCTGCAATCCCCCAAAAGGTCCTCGACGAGGTGGCTCAGCTGACCAAGGCCAACTCTATCGAAGGCTGCAAACAGCCGCAAGTCG ACATCGTCTACACGGCTTGGTCGAATTTGCGCAAAGGCCCACACATG GACATTGGCCAAGTCGGATTCAAGGATGAAAAGCGCGTCCGTCACATCAAGCACGTTGCGAAGGACCGCGAACTCCTCAAGGCAATCGAGAAG ACACAACAGGAACCGAAGATTGACTTGAAAG ctgcgcgagagcgacgcgatAAGGAGCAGATTCAGAAGCGCAAGCATGAGCTGCGACAGAAG AagctcgcggaggaagaagaagcgcgcaaGAAGGAG GAGGAAAGACAACTGCGGTGCTACGCTTCGCTCCAGAACGTCGAGCCTGAGTACGCCCCCAAAGGCGACGGCACCATTGAGAGTTGCCGCGCGATTGAGGAGGATTTTTTGTGA
- a CDS encoding hypothetical protein (encoded by transcript BESB_058670), which produces MAAGDEEKEAFVGAAVPAETSAENSISEHSEMPSFFCKVIASPDVDTPRSLSALDDLLAAKPDRAALLAHLCRHAQQKAVLSHQAPHAVYGAGLLSNSLPHQRRFFAVHQPLPPLTLLPEPYRYQTFTLNRLLEADSSLSLPADGALRASSNAFFADLLAPSSAKGSSSEAKKAAGSLAAFLLSGPPAPAVFLHRFRQVDRTLASRALPAPPGDNHKAVSAAASLPSSASSSVSALSQPPSTTANAVAPAFAYFGGGARILPRGACAVVAPGAVAGAAFPQAPFAHAPPSGLGGLHPLALGEDGARAFAAAAVARPGSRVGSACSSQVSSASRQKRPMSYLGGGAAPPPGARHGLVGEDEERKKKRKEEKKARKEKKKRKTEA; this is translated from the exons atggcggcgggcgacgaggagaaggaggcatTTGTCGGTGCTGCTGTGCCTGCTGAAACAAGCGCCGAAAATTCGATCTCGGAGCACTCAGAAATGCCCTCCTTTTTCTGTAAAGTTATCGCCTCTCCAGATGTAGATACTCCGCGGAGTCTCTCCGCACTCGACGACCTGCTAGCTGCGAAACCCGACAG AGCCGCGTTGTTGGCGCATCTGTGTcggcacgcgcagcagaaggccgTCCTCTCTCAccaggcgccgcacgcggtcTACGGCGCGGGCCTTCTGTCGAACTCGCTGCCTCACcagcggcgcttcttcgcggtgcatcagccgctgccgcctctcaCGCTTCTCCCCGAGCCTTACCGGTACCAGACGTTCACGTTGAACCGACTGCTGGAGGCTGACTCCTCCCTGTCGCTCccggccgacggcgcgctccgcgcctcctcgaacgccttcttcgccgactTGCTCGCCCCCTCGTCTGCCAAAGGCTCTTCGAGTGAAGCGAAGAAAGCTGCAGGGTCCCTCGCGGCGTTTCTGCTCTCTgggccgcccgcgccggcggtctTCCTGCACCGCTTTCGGCAAGTCGACCGcacgctcgcctcgcgcgcgctcccgGCGCCCCCCGGCGACAACCACAAGGCggtgtctgccgccgcctcgctgccgtcatccgcgtcctcctccgtctccgcgctcaGTCAACCCCCGTCGACGACCGCGAAcgccgtggcgccggccttcgcctacttcggcggcggcgcccgcatcctgccgcgcggcgcgtgcgccgtggtcgcgcctggcgcggtcgccggcgccgcctttccgcaggcgcccttcgcgcacgcgccgccgagcggccTCGGGGGTCTGCATCCGCTGGCGCTCGGCGAAGATGGGGCGAGggcgttcgccgccgccgcggtcgcccgccCCGGCTCGAGGGTCGGGAGTGCATGCAGCAGCCAAGtcagctccgcctcgcggcagaAGCGGCCGATGAGTTacctcggcggcggagcggcgccgccccccggcgcgcggcacGGCCTCGtcggagaggacgaggagaggaagaagaagcgcaaggaggaaaaaaaagcgagaaaagagaagaagaaacgaaaaacTGAGGCCTGA
- a CDS encoding hypothetical protein (encoded by transcript BESB_058630), which translates to MIRATKRDELVSRIRTKIREEKLANAKLMKAPVPNVAGHIVDPIKYHVARRTVRLGRLIQAQLEEFLTWNSPHMLFGVLDGAAVSIHHVEQRTTKSVCYVYYSLTSAHDPEETQRRLDRAAPQLRMQIARRLQLGYTPEIRFLPQPDGELFNKNRLFNLTRPSKKSLEGGRDREESFQVLKAGWNKSMNGF; encoded by the exons ATGATTCGCGCCACGAAGCGAGACGAGCTCGTCTCGCGAATTCGCACGAAGATCCGCGAAGAAAAGCTCGCAAACGCCAAACTCATGAAGGCGCCTGTCCCCAACGTTGCAG GGCACATCGTGGATCCCATCAAATACcacgtcgcgcgccgcacggTTCGACTGGGCAGGTTGATTcaggcgcagctggaggagTTCCTCACGTGGAACTCTCCCCACAtgctcttcggcgtccttgacggcgccgcggtctcGATTCACCACGTGGAGCAGCGCACAACGAA ATCGGTCTGCTACGTCTACTACTCGCTGACTTCCGCACACGACCCTGAAGAAACGCAGCGCCGGCTtgaccgcgccgcgccgcagctgcgcatgcagatcgcgcggcgcctgcagctgggCTACACTCCCGAGatccgcttcctccctcaACCCGACGGCGAACTCTTCAACAAAAACCGGCTCTTCAACTTGACGCGCCCTAGCAAGAAGTCGCTcgagggcgggcgcgaccgcgaagagAGTTTTCAGGTGTTGAAAGCGGGGTGGAACAAAAGCATGAACGGCTTTTAG
- a CDS encoding phospholipase/carboxylesterase (encoded by transcript BESB_058660) yields MQNLARGDGYGGDGLHLFPSAPSSAPLSTVIFLHGLGDTAAGWTDVIPLLASLSCFPALRVILPTAPVRPVTLNGGFPAPAWADIFSLDKDAAEDGPGFSASKARIDRIIQKEVEEAKVPPHRILLAGFSQGGALAYLVGLNSPYRLGGLVALSTWLPLASNLRVSPACLGKSQENPEKSEMAPGGVPAGPMPVLHCHGRQDELVRFEFGHESAELIRQQYAAACGDEKAKAAVQFQPFDGLGHSANAAELAQVRAFVEDILKHPV; encoded by the coding sequence ATGCAGaatctcgcgcgcggcgacgggtACGGCGGAGATGGCCTTCATCTCTTTCCatccgcgccctcgagcgcCCCACTGTCGACGGTGATCTTTCTCCACGGCCTGGGCGACACGGCCGCAGGCTGGACCGACGTGAttccgctgctcgcctcgctctcctgtttccccgcgctgcgcgtgaTTCTACCGACCGCGCCGGTGCGCCCTGTGACGCTCAACGGCGGCTttccggcgcccgcctggGCAGACATCTTCTCGCTGGATAAGGACGCGGCCGAGGACGGCCCCGGATTCTCCgcctcgaaggcgcggaTCGACCGCATCATTCAGAAGGAAGTCGAGGAAGCCAAAGTCCCTCCGCACCGCATCCTTCTGGCGGGATTCAGCCAGGGCGGTGCGCTCGCCTACCTCGTTGGGCTGAACTCGCCGTaccgcctcggcggcctcgttgCGCTCTCCACGTGGCTCCCGCTCGCCAGCAACCTCCGCGTGAGTCCGGCGTGTCTGGGAAAAAGTCAAGAAAATCCGGAAAAATCCGAAATGGCGCCCGGAGGTGTCCCCGCAGGCCCGATGCCCGTCCTCCACTGCCACGGGCGCCAAGACGAACTCGTCCGCTTCGAGTTTGGGCACGAGAGCGCTGAGCTCATTCGCCAGCAgtacgccgccgcctgcggcgacgagaaAGCCAAAGCTGCAGTCCAGTTCCAACCCTTTGACGGCCTCGGGCACTCCGCCAACGCCGCCGAACTCGCACAAGTTCGCGCTTTCGTAGAAGATATTCTCAAACACCCGGTCTAA